One genomic region from Yamadazyma tenuis chromosome 4, complete sequence encodes:
- the SPA2 gene encoding component of the polarisome (EggNog:ENOG503NTZI; COG:S) yields MSVKNLNNHLTVFKQFLEISGDARGTRSRNKTRAADARGKLLRLSNNQFKELSTDVYDELRRRIDESRGEPDHLLPKSAYHPSRNDARKKLSTLAQHRFKDLVSDISFEIERRGLQNSEEYVTTKSPTDTKSVNSVPGPVLSTGSQSQVSEKQVTDPEEESNVSKASVSSEVANQTIGVSSKTVVPTKANLTWSSDEEEEEEVELRDATTPEDLNDINEDEFKGVKQLGTGLNTAIGAPADFSASKGTRELQDDSKDQEIQSLKAKLDELQKQHKEVLDKNFSLTKEKSLFDNERSEWEQTKSEFQNRLLNLQDNADYKQLTQEFEKVKSTNAALRLENQSLKNSVNASTKDHTRSSSMNTLSKDFSSTVDPQGDKSKEGLNQQMKTILDKLSNLDAPAKKPPTHQSLRDETLIWQKKYEDLRAEKLNKDFNTSLLDQDHLKSFVSDQGLISLDSVTRLHSLIEVFMSFIDQKSFDSELLFEKVSTLSLVRDAASHLLTVVRHFTVFPNLLPKVLVERSVSGLVFSICDLIGICKLTNDDSISMQFNKSATPVSQSNTSDRGITNVNDDPSTEVGVRPLRMANRLKDNNSESSLASSQVSRDVSPSNQPRKFNALALKLGKSTDSLSTIGNTSNGQIGNTSNGQIANDDFGTTPTKKVNTFSSKSGKQTDSLSNIDNTSHGQIVNDDVRTTPSKKSSVLNRVKQFESPPPTTPFNKKRGSFSPPGSENESTSNSFILNRSSLEMKKSPRDIVQKFESKSKELNGAADLSVNSIKSESSNIATPVATSVFGDDNAQLNSKQGDTDEAFARSNSRGKGIFQSIRDRFANTSKEEPVIETKQDSSNHDSSSENIQTSTAETTPSKGSTSDLEISPNPNKSFQSVRSRFMDEDDDETRAPSSAASDGTIALEDQEPVIRKVQLTKPESSALKSAEIPPVQRVQKKKVTIDQPERAREERKEEDNDEDNDEDNEKTFQAKQRQEYRKSMAAASFNVDLFDIDDPDNTLTQVLLYLEHQTVEVINTIQVLLTAIRKPNATRGELSQKSRAVTEVIKQMTEATNTSMNQTRNAQLKEHGSWIVNSLEDCFHRMNILSKPSNDEKRDSEFADKSLKQRLAGNCHDIVRCTKELVKTVEEASLKEDIANLDARLRHSHDLA; encoded by the exons GAGAGCCCGACCACTTGCTTCCCAAGCTGGCCTATCATCCCAGTAGAAACGATGCAAGAAAAAAGTTGAGCACTTTGGCACAACACAGATTCAAGGATTTAGTATCTGATATATCGTTTGAAATCGAAAGAAGGGGTTTGCAAAACTCTGAAGAATATGTCACCACAAAGAGCCCTACCGACACCAAGCTGGTGAATTCAGTACCCGGGCCTGTGTTAAGTACTGGTAGTCAACTGCAAGTATCAGAAAAACAAGTGACCGAtcctgaagaagaatcgAATGTGTCAAAGGCTTCAGTGTCTTCCGAAGTGGCCAACCAAACCATTGGAGTCTCCAGCAAAACTGTGGTACCCACGAAGGCCAATTTGACCTGGTCCagtgatgaggaagaagaagaggaagttGAACTTAGAGATGCTACCACCCCAGAAGATCTCAACGACAtaaatgaagatgaattcAAAGGCGTCAAACAACTAGGAACGGGCCTTAATACAGCCATCGGTGCTCCTGCCGACTTTTCTGCATCCAAAGGTACTCGTGAATTGCAAGACGATTCAAAGGATCAGGAAATACAGCTGTTAAAGGCCAAATTGGATGAGTTACAAAAACAACATAAAGAGGTATTGGATAAAAACTTCTCCTTAACCAAGGAAAAATCGTTGTTTGATAACGAAAGAAGTGAATGGGAACAAACAAAGAGCGAGTTTCAAAACAGGCTTTTGAACCTTCAAGATAACGCAGACTACAAGCAGTTGACGCAAGAGTTTGAGAAAGTCAAATCTACCAATGCTGCCTTAAGATTGGAGAACCAGTCGCTCAAAAACTCTGTCAATGCGTCAACCAAAGATCACACCAGAAGTAGCAGTATGAATACGTTATCAAAGGATTTTTCCTCCACAGTTGACCCACAAGGAGACAAGTCCAAGGAAGGGTTGAATCAGCAAATGAAGACcatcttggacaagttgtCAAACTTGGACGCTCCTGCAAagaaaccaccaacacaTCAAAGCTTGAGGGATGAAACTTTAATATGGCAAAAGAAGTATGAAGATTTAAGAGCTGAAAAGCTCAATAAGGATTTCAATACTTCTCTTTTGGATCAAGACCATTTGAAGTCTTTTGTTTCAGATCAAGGGCTAATTTCCCTCGATTCTGTTACTCGATTACATTCTTTAATAGAAGTATTCATGAGtttcattgatcaaaagtCTTTCGATTCGGAGCTTCTTTTTGAGAAAGTTTCGACTCTTTCCTTG GTAAGAGATGCTGCAAGCCATTTATTGACTGTGGTGAGACATTTCACGGTCTTCCCAAACTTATTACcaaaagttcttgttgaaaggTCTGTAAGTGGTTTGGTATTCTCCATTTGTGATTTGATTGGTATATGTAAATTAACCAATGATGACTCCATAAGTATgcagttcaacaaatctgCCACCCCAGTTTCTCAGTCTAATACTTCAGACAGAGGTATTACCAATGTCAATGACGATCCAAGCACAGAGGTTGGCGTTAGACCTTTGAGAATGGCCAACAGATTGAAAGATAACAATAGCGAAAGCTCATTGGCAAGTTCTCAGGTGTCGAGGGATGTCTCACCAAGCAACCAACCTAGAAAGTTCAATGCTTTGGCCTTGAAATTGGGAAAACTGACGGATTCCTTGTCTACTATTGGCAACACCAGCAATGGTCAAATTGGTAACACTAGCAATGGTCAAATTGccaatgatgattttggaaCGACACCTACAAAGAAGGTCAAtactttttcttcaaaatcggGAAAACAGACGGATTCCTTGTCTAATATTGACAACACGAGCCATGGTCAAATCGTCAATGACGATGTTAGAACCACACCTTCTAAAAAGTCCAGTGTTTTGAACAGAGTTAAGCAGTTCGAGAGCCCTCCACCAACCACGCCGTTCAATAAGAAGCGAGGATCCTTCAGTCCTCCAGGGAGCGAAAATGAATCCACGAGCAATAGTTTTATTTTGAACAgatcttctttggagatGAAAAAGTCTCCTAGAGATATAGTTCAAAAATTCGAGTCCAAGAGCAAAGAATTGAACGGTGCCGCTGATCTCAGTGTTAATTCAATCAAGTCTGAAAGTTCCAATATCGCCACTCCCGTTGCTACTAGtgtgtttggtgatgataatgCTCAATTGAATTCCAAACAAGGTGACACGGACGAAGCGTTTGCTCGGAGTAACTCGAGAGGAAAGGGTATTTTCCAAAGTATACGGGACAGATTCGCTAATACCTCTAAGGAAGAACCTGTGATTGAGACCAAGCAGGATTCAAGCAACCATGATTCTAGCAGTGAAAATATTCAAACTTCAACGGCAGAAACTACTCCATCTAAGGGAAGTACTTCAGATCTCGAAATTTCGCCCAACCCAAACAAATCTTTCCAATCGGTTAGAAGCAGATTCatggatgaagacgatgacgaGACCAGAGctccttcttctgctgcttcTGATGGCACTATTGCCCTAGAGGACCAAGAGCCTGTTATTCGCAAGGTACAACTCACCAAGCCTGAGTCGTCTGCTTTGAAATCGGCTGAAATTCCTCCAGTACAGAGAgtgcagaagaagaaggtcaCTATTGATCAACCAGAACGTGCtagagaagaaagaaaagaagaggatAATGATGAGGATAATGATGAGGATAATGAGAAAACTTTCCAGGCCAAGCAAAGACAAGAATACAGGAAGTCTATGGCGGCTGCTTCATTTAACgttgatttgtttgatattgatgatcCGGATAACACCTTAACCCAAGTGTTGCTCTACTTGGAGCATCAGACTGTGGAAGTaatcaacaccattcaAGTGTTGTTAACAGCTATTAGAAAACCTAATGCTACCAGAGGAGAGTTGAGTCAGAAATCCAGAGCTGTTACCGAAGTTATCAAGCAGATGACAGAAGCTACCAACACTTCGATGAACCAAACCAGAAACGCTCAATTGAAAGAGCACGGAAGTTGGATCGTCAACAGTTTGGAGGATTGTTTCCATCGGATGAATATCTTATCGAAGCCTTCTAACGATGAAAAGAGAGATCTGGAGTTCGCCGATAAGTCATTGAAGCAAAGATTAGCAGGAAACTGCCATGACATAGTGAGGTGTACAaaggagttggtgaaaacGG